A region of Paenibacillus sp. JNUCC-31 DNA encodes the following proteins:
- a CDS encoding YceI family protein, with product MNKKTKTWIISGVAAVVILGGGGYYFANSYLGNNVEIEQVLPVSTAASTTETGSDSGSGTKVSKETVGAEQLNGDWSISEGSKVYFSVTTSQETVNFADEQVSGNWTINVADPSQMKAEGQIQMNGIDSGNSQRDGHVKEADFFDASTYPQATFTATSFENVPAEWTAGQTVDFKMNGILTVKGIEKEVTFDVKAAYENNQVLLSGTTMVTFEDFGLKNPHSVVLSAENDIQVRLELKLSK from the coding sequence ATGAACAAAAAGACAAAAACATGGATCATTTCAGGTGTCGCAGCAGTCGTCATTCTTGGGGGCGGAGGTTACTACTTCGCGAACAGTTATCTGGGAAATAATGTTGAGATTGAGCAAGTGCTTCCTGTGAGTACGGCAGCTTCCACAACGGAAACCGGATCGGACAGCGGCAGTGGGACAAAAGTATCCAAAGAAACCGTTGGAGCAGAGCAACTGAATGGAGACTGGAGCATCAGCGAAGGTTCGAAAGTTTATTTCTCGGTAACAACATCTCAGGAGACCGTCAATTTTGCGGACGAGCAGGTGAGTGGTAACTGGACGATCAATGTGGCAGACCCTTCCCAAATGAAAGCGGAAGGACAGATCCAGATGAATGGAATCGACTCGGGTAACAGTCAGCGCGATGGTCATGTAAAAGAGGCCGATTTCTTCGACGCGAGCACATACCCTCAAGCTACATTCACCGCAACTTCCTTCGAGAATGTGCCAGCAGAATGGACCGCAGGGCAGACGGTGGACTTCAAAATGAATGGAATCCTTACGGTAAAAGGAATTGAGAAAGAGGTTACGTTTGACGTGAAAGCGGCTTATGAGAATAATCAGGTGTTGTTGTCTGGTACAACGATGGTTACCTTTGAAGATTTTGGGTTGAAAAATCCGCACTCTGTTGTTCTCTCGGCCGAGAATGATATCCAGGTACGGTTGGAGCTGAAGCTCAGCAAGTAA
- a CDS encoding response regulator transcription factor — translation MRSILIVEDEQAIARVLAAYLRKAGFVVRHAADGHAALTLFDSDVPSLVLLDVMLPGMDGWELLRMIREKSACPVIMLTALDDIQDRLNGLNAGADDYMSKPFVPEEVVARVNAVLRRNPHWTAGGEGKRYFGNLVIDLAAKQVLLNGAEVALTPRDLSLLLFLSEYPNRTFTREHLIEQVWGMDYDGSDRAVDLSIKRLRQALSHWIPETGEIRTLRGMGYQFWIAN, via the coding sequence TTGAGATCCATACTCATCGTCGAAGATGAACAAGCTATTGCCCGCGTGCTGGCTGCCTATCTTCGAAAAGCGGGATTTGTCGTTCGTCACGCAGCGGATGGACATGCCGCCCTCACTCTATTTGATTCGGATGTCCCATCCCTGGTGTTGCTGGACGTGATGCTGCCCGGCATGGACGGTTGGGAGCTGCTGCGAATGATCCGTGAAAAAAGCGCTTGTCCTGTCATCATGCTTACCGCATTGGATGATATTCAGGATCGTCTGAACGGTCTGAATGCCGGAGCTGACGATTATATGAGCAAACCCTTTGTCCCGGAGGAAGTCGTGGCCCGGGTGAATGCCGTACTTCGCCGCAATCCGCACTGGACCGCTGGTGGTGAAGGCAAACGTTACTTTGGCAATCTGGTCATTGATCTGGCCGCCAAACAGGTGCTTTTGAACGGAGCTGAGGTTGCATTGACACCACGTGATTTGTCACTGCTCCTGTTTCTGTCCGAATACCCCAACCGCACGTTTACCCGTGAGCATCTCATTGAACAGGTATGGGGGATGGACTATGACGGAAGTGACCGGGCTGTAGATCTTTCCATCAAAAGACTGCGTCAGGCGCTTTCTCATTGGATACCGGAAACAGGAGAAATTCGGACTTTACGGGGAATGGGGTATCAATTTTGGATCGCCAACTAA
- a CDS encoding HAMP domain-containing sensor histidine kinase, which produces MDRQLKRNKPKRKTSILSYWTLRYFLILCIGFIIIVAGALYWIRITSIEKSLKTAQLLGFEIAEKITENENKLHIPPDLDRLVDKRIKLFNTDNYFCIMVLDNNNQLIYSRPKMTQQDVYYRLSDDLREPRNNKFAGVTVNVTDDDQTLGKVWVMQSKKSITYNPEAMLVVCLIFGALILCGWFTIYLLSRKLSRPIRQVALAAEQIRNGNYEVNLNLNTREWEMNELVDSFREMSIRLQQLEEWRALSLAGVSHELKTPVTSIKGLVMAVRDDIVSPQEGKEFLDIALKESERMERMVADLLDYNAMSAGNVGVRQERIDLNLLVGEIIYQWKIAYENKSPEIELLIPSSTLYAIGDALRIQQIIVNLLNNGLQATASDQATVFHIRLRAEEDKLFIDVQDNGTGIIMEDQPKVFERFYRGEIKKRHTRGLGLGLTYSSLLARAQGGELLLTSSSPEGSLFTLSLPRWSAPDKPGKESSYRATANA; this is translated from the coding sequence TTGGATCGCCAACTAAAACGAAATAAACCCAAACGCAAAACATCCATTCTATCCTATTGGACGCTTCGATATTTTCTAATTCTCTGCATCGGCTTCATTATTATTGTTGCAGGTGCACTCTACTGGATCAGAATCACTTCCATTGAGAAGAGTCTCAAAACAGCTCAACTGCTAGGCTTCGAAATTGCGGAGAAGATTACTGAAAACGAGAACAAGCTGCATATTCCTCCCGATCTTGACAGACTGGTGGACAAGCGTATCAAGCTGTTCAATACAGATAACTATTTTTGCATTATGGTGCTCGACAACAATAATCAATTGATCTATTCCAGACCGAAAATGACGCAGCAAGATGTGTATTACAGGCTGTCAGATGACCTGCGCGAACCACGAAACAACAAATTTGCCGGGGTGACAGTTAACGTCACAGATGACGATCAGACGCTGGGTAAGGTGTGGGTCATGCAATCCAAAAAATCCATTACATATAATCCGGAAGCGATGCTGGTGGTATGCCTAATTTTTGGCGCATTAATTCTGTGTGGATGGTTTACAATCTACCTCCTGTCACGAAAGCTCTCCAGACCGATTCGCCAGGTCGCTCTTGCAGCGGAGCAGATTCGAAACGGCAATTATGAAGTCAATCTGAATCTGAATACACGGGAGTGGGAGATGAATGAGCTGGTTGATTCCTTCCGGGAGATGTCCATTCGTTTGCAGCAGCTGGAGGAATGGCGTGCCCTGTCCCTTGCAGGGGTATCCCATGAATTAAAAACACCCGTCACTTCCATTAAAGGACTTGTGATGGCCGTTCGGGATGATATCGTCAGTCCGCAGGAAGGAAAGGAATTTCTGGATATTGCACTAAAAGAATCTGAACGTATGGAACGTATGGTCGCTGATCTGCTTGATTACAATGCAATGAGTGCTGGCAATGTTGGTGTGCGTCAGGAGCGCATTGATCTGAATCTGTTGGTGGGTGAAATTATCTATCAGTGGAAAATTGCATATGAGAACAAGTCTCCCGAGATTGAACTGCTAATCCCTTCGAGTACACTCTATGCCATTGGTGATGCGCTTCGGATTCAGCAAATCATTGTTAATCTGCTAAATAACGGTCTACAGGCGACAGCTTCCGATCAAGCTACGGTCTTTCATATCCGTTTGCGGGCCGAGGAAGACAAGCTGTTCATTGACGTTCAGGACAACGGTACAGGGATTATCATGGAAGATCAGCCCAAAGTCTTTGAACGCTTCTATCGCGGTGAGATCAAGAAACGTCATACTCGCGGACTCGGCCTCGGTCTGACCTACAGCAGCTTGCTGGCTCGTGCTCAAGGCGGGGAATTGTTACTGACCTCCAGCAGCCCTGAAGGCAGTCTCTTCACCTTATCGCTGCCGCGTTGGTCTGCCCCGGATAAACCTGGGAAAGAGTCATCTTACCGGGCGACTGCTAATGCTTAA
- a CDS encoding DUF1540 domain-containing protein: MAKDVLCEVDSCRYWAQENKCNATSIYIVSHSSKPVNESAETDCKTFEVK; the protein is encoded by the coding sequence ATGGCAAAAGACGTATTATGTGAAGTTGATTCCTGTCGTTACTGGGCTCAAGAAAACAAATGCAACGCAACTTCGATCTACATCGTGAGTCACAGTTCCAAACCAGTCAATGAATCCGCTGAAACGGATTGCAAAACGTTTGAAGTGAAATAA
- a CDS encoding 4-hydroxyphenylacetate 3-hydroxylase family protein, whose protein sequence is MPAKSGKQYIERIDTQTVPCWYKGELVTGKRSEHFAFAGLMKTQAKLYDLQNDPQWIDTMTYSSPTDGKPVGMSFLPPTSVDDLRRRREAMSVWSGMHHGFLGRSPDYMNTAIMAFYTGADILAELSPQYVENLKNYYAYCRDNDITLSHAFIQPHASKISGQLDATEDAIAAKVVERTNEGLIINGAFMMATQAATSDEILVYPSPSPAPFDDENPFAFAFAVPNDLPGISLICRDTYASESKFNYPLSSRYEEMDNIVIFDHVLVPHDRIFFAGNEEMSSRLFTGSHFHIHAGHQVLCRYIAKTEFVLGTIQLLADTLDQAAETHVVEKTARVLAGLESLKALAVAAEVGAITDERGFVLPAPKPLMAANLLYPKLYPEMIEILQLLGSSGVIMVPQEEEFRSDIAPHLDTYLRGSDMVSQERTALFRLIWELGAGSFGGRQTQFERFFFGNSITVSNRLYSASSKDYSYRQLVRDFITNTGTSL, encoded by the coding sequence ATGCCCGCTAAAAGTGGCAAACAGTATATTGAACGTATCGATACCCAGACTGTCCCCTGCTGGTACAAAGGAGAACTGGTTACCGGAAAACGCTCTGAACATTTTGCTTTTGCAGGTTTAATGAAAACGCAAGCCAAGCTGTATGATCTTCAGAACGATCCGCAATGGATAGATACAATGACTTATTCCTCCCCAACCGATGGAAAGCCTGTAGGCATGTCCTTTCTGCCTCCAACCAGTGTGGATGATTTGCGCAGGCGTCGTGAAGCGATGAGTGTCTGGTCAGGCATGCATCATGGATTTCTGGGCCGCTCACCCGATTACATGAACACAGCGATCATGGCATTTTATACAGGAGCTGACATTCTTGCCGAGTTATCACCACAATATGTCGAAAATCTAAAAAACTATTATGCCTACTGTCGGGATAATGACATTACGCTCTCCCACGCATTCATTCAGCCCCATGCCAGCAAAATATCGGGACAGTTGGATGCAACCGAAGATGCCATTGCCGCCAAAGTGGTCGAACGGACGAATGAAGGCCTGATTATCAACGGTGCATTCATGATGGCTACCCAGGCTGCAACGTCGGACGAAATTCTAGTGTATCCTTCTCCATCACCGGCTCCATTCGACGATGAAAACCCGTTCGCTTTTGCTTTTGCAGTGCCAAACGACTTGCCGGGAATCAGCCTGATCTGCCGGGATACCTATGCATCCGAATCCAAATTTAACTACCCCCTCAGCTCCAGATATGAAGAGATGGACAACATTGTCATCTTTGATCATGTGCTTGTTCCTCATGATCGGATATTTTTCGCGGGAAATGAAGAAATGTCCTCCCGCTTATTCACCGGAAGCCATTTTCACATCCACGCGGGTCATCAGGTGTTATGTCGCTATATTGCCAAAACGGAATTTGTCCTCGGCACGATCCAGTTACTCGCAGATACGCTCGACCAGGCAGCCGAAACTCACGTAGTGGAGAAAACAGCGCGTGTCCTTGCTGGACTTGAATCCTTAAAAGCATTGGCCGTGGCAGCTGAAGTAGGTGCCATAACGGACGAACGTGGTTTTGTGTTACCTGCCCCGAAACCACTAATGGCCGCCAACCTTCTGTACCCCAAACTGTATCCTGAAATGATTGAAATACTACAACTTTTGGGTTCCAGTGGCGTCATTATGGTGCCTCAGGAAGAAGAGTTTCGCTCAGATATCGCACCACATCTGGATACGTATCTTCGCGGGAGCGACATGGTATCGCAGGAACGTACAGCTTTATTTCGTCTGATCTGGGAGCTAGGGGCAGGATCATTTGGGGGAAGACAGACCCAGTTCGAACGGTTCTTTTTCGGTAATTCAATCACCGTGTCAAACCGGTTGTACTCCGCCAGCTCCAAAGATTATTCGTACCGACAGCTCGTTCGAGATTTTATTACGAATACTGGCACATCGCTATGA
- a CDS encoding nitroreductase family protein, protein MSTGLGQDAASGKKKRTGTCEFSPLPVPQSVIRRLLDEADPSLYVMSPEPWRFMLFASEGRQLYLEAVRQSYPPHLADRYGDWATYQYTEAIPAHLVVVTPSRASEDHVLPAKAWSKRFCILAAEHGLNAVWKINDYQQHPVFMNLMGLTSEEKVMGVFHIGYGDQSVLRNNDASRPASELMTVYDHLV, encoded by the coding sequence ATGTCTACCGGTTTGGGACAAGATGCCGCAAGCGGCAAGAAGAAACGTACAGGAACTTGTGAATTCAGTCCGTTGCCTGTGCCACAGTCGGTTATACGACGGTTACTGGATGAAGCCGATCCATCTTTGTATGTGATGAGTCCAGAGCCTTGGCGGTTTATGTTGTTCGCCAGTGAAGGACGTCAGCTTTATCTGGAGGCGGTTAGGCAGAGTTACCCACCACATTTGGCAGATCGGTACGGGGATTGGGCTACATATCAGTATACAGAGGCTATCCCGGCGCATCTGGTTGTCGTGACTCCTTCAAGGGCCAGCGAGGACCATGTATTGCCTGCAAAAGCCTGGAGCAAACGTTTTTGTATCTTGGCAGCGGAACATGGCCTTAATGCCGTCTGGAAGATCAATGATTATCAACAGCACCCCGTGTTTATGAATTTGATGGGGTTAACCAGTGAGGAAAAGGTAATGGGTGTATTCCACATCGGTTACGGAGACCAGTCTGTGCTTCGGAATAACGATGCAAGCAGACCAGCCTCTGAGCTGATGACGGTATACGACCATCTGGTCTAA
- a CDS encoding flavodoxin, whose amino-acid sequence MAKWLVAYASMTGNTEEIAELIVEGITQGGHEVDLKSVTDCNASDVLDYDGFLIGVYTWGDGELPDEFLDFYEELDELDLSGKRAAVFGSGDTSYEQYCGAVDLAAAKLVERGAEVFPEMLKIEYSPMEQEKDTCRDFGKRFAAAGLQVS is encoded by the coding sequence ATGGCTAAATGGTTGGTGGCTTATGCAAGTATGACGGGAAATACGGAAGAGATTGCGGAACTGATCGTGGAAGGCATTACACAAGGTGGGCATGAAGTAGACCTCAAGTCCGTCACGGATTGCAATGCCTCTGATGTGCTCGACTATGACGGGTTCCTCATTGGTGTGTACACGTGGGGAGACGGTGAACTGCCAGATGAATTTCTCGATTTTTACGAAGAGCTGGATGAGCTTGACTTGAGTGGCAAACGGGCAGCGGTGTTCGGAAGCGGGGATACTTCTTACGAGCAGTATTGCGGTGCTGTAGATCTTGCGGCTGCGAAGCTGGTGGAGCGTGGGGCGGAGGTATTTCCAGAGATGCTAAAGATTGAATACAGTCCGATGGAGCAGGAGAAGGATACATGCCGTGACTTTGGCAAGCGTTTCGCTGCTGCCGGATTACAGGTGTCCTAG
- a CDS encoding class I SAM-dependent methyltransferase — protein sequence MYVAKNWKDYEVIDTGGGEKLERWGDVILRRPDPQIIWPLEKETNEWRQVHGHYHRSSSGGGSWDMKKPIPERWTIGYENLKFHIKPTSFKHTGLFPEQAANWSWMMDKIAGAGRPISVLNLFAYTGGATVAAAYAGASVVHVDAAKGMVQWAKENVQLSGLADRPVRFITDDVFKFVQREQRRGNRYDAIIMDPPSYGRGPNGETWKLEENLYPFLKSCMTILSDNPLFMLVNSYTTGISSTVLRNMLTMTMSAQYGGQITAGEIGLPITRSGLDLPCGILGRWES from the coding sequence ATGTACGTAGCAAAGAACTGGAAGGACTATGAAGTAATTGACACAGGAGGCGGTGAAAAGCTGGAACGTTGGGGCGATGTCATTTTGCGCAGACCCGACCCACAGATTATTTGGCCCCTTGAAAAGGAAACCAATGAATGGCGCCAGGTGCATGGCCATTATCACCGCAGTTCTTCGGGCGGCGGCAGCTGGGATATGAAAAAACCGATCCCGGAACGCTGGACCATCGGATACGAGAACCTGAAATTTCATATTAAACCAACCAGCTTCAAACATACTGGTCTGTTCCCTGAACAAGCGGCCAACTGGAGCTGGATGATGGATAAAATCGCCGGAGCAGGCCGTCCCATCTCTGTACTGAACCTGTTTGCGTATACAGGCGGTGCAACCGTTGCTGCAGCTTACGCCGGTGCTTCGGTTGTACACGTGGATGCGGCCAAAGGAATGGTGCAGTGGGCCAAAGAAAATGTTCAATTATCCGGGCTTGCTGATCGCCCTGTTCGTTTCATTACAGACGATGTATTCAAATTTGTACAGCGCGAACAACGCCGCGGAAATCGATATGACGCTATCATTATGGACCCGCCTTCCTATGGTCGAGGCCCTAACGGGGAGACATGGAAGCTGGAAGAGAACCTCTACCCATTCCTGAAATCGTGTATGACTATTTTGTCGGACAACCCGTTATTCATGCTGGTGAATTCCTACACAACGGGGATCTCCTCCACCGTTCTGCGTAATATGCTGACAATGACGATGTCTGCCCAATATGGCGGTCAAATTACGGCAGGTGAAATTGGCCTCCCCATTACCCGCAGTGGTCTGGATCTGCCTTGCGGCATCTTGGGCCGCTGGGAGTCCTGA
- a CDS encoding RluA family pseudouridine synthase: MSEPLQGTGDIPILFEDNHLLGITKPVNVPTQEDASGDPDLLTLLKQDLKERYNKPGNVYLGLVHRLDRPVGGAMIFAKTSKAASRLSEMVRGRHFRKIYAAVVHGKLPAQQGTLKHTLLKDARTNTVTVVPKGTTGGKDAVLDYRVIGETDRYSLVHIELHTGRSHQIRVQMKEIGCPLFGDQKYGAGVNKPGQQIALWSAIAAFPHPVTKEEVVLQSLPPREFPWAEWPAAVYEKTFKAEQ, translated from the coding sequence ATGTCCGAGCCATTGCAAGGAACCGGTGATATTCCGATTCTGTTTGAGGACAATCACCTGCTGGGCATTACGAAGCCGGTCAATGTACCTACACAGGAAGATGCATCCGGTGACCCGGATTTGCTTACACTGCTGAAACAGGATCTGAAAGAGCGGTATAACAAACCGGGCAACGTCTATCTCGGACTGGTCCATCGTCTTGATCGCCCCGTTGGTGGTGCAATGATTTTTGCCAAAACATCAAAGGCTGCTTCGAGATTATCCGAGATGGTCCGGGGACGTCATTTCCGCAAAATATATGCGGCTGTTGTCCATGGCAAGCTGCCAGCACAGCAAGGAACGTTAAAACATACGCTGCTGAAAGATGCGCGCACCAATACCGTCACTGTTGTGCCCAAAGGCACTACGGGTGGCAAAGACGCCGTTCTGGATTACCGGGTCATCGGTGAAACAGACCGTTATAGTCTGGTTCATATCGAACTGCACACCGGCAGATCTCATCAGATTCGGGTTCAAATGAAGGAAATCGGCTGCCCACTGTTCGGGGATCAGAAATACGGGGCAGGTGTGAATAAGCCGGGACAACAGATTGCACTTTGGTCTGCCATCGCTGCTTTTCCTCACCCCGTAACCAAGGAAGAGGTTGTCCTGCAGTCCCTGCCTCCCCGTGAATTCCCATGGGCAGAGTGGCCGGCTGCTGTGTATGAGAAAACATTTAAAGCGGAACAATAA
- a CDS encoding MGMT family protein, whose amino-acid sequence MTPFTKQVVAIIASIPEGKVMTYGQIAAHAGSPRAARQVVRILHSMSRKERLPWHRVVNAKGQISIPDEHSRLMQETELISEGVEFQMDGSINLRLFGHDPGPTFLLDPSTDEK is encoded by the coding sequence ATGACACCGTTTACCAAGCAGGTTGTCGCCATCATCGCATCAATCCCTGAGGGAAAAGTCATGACCTATGGTCAGATTGCCGCTCATGCTGGCAGTCCGAGAGCTGCCAGACAGGTTGTACGCATTCTGCATTCGATGAGCCGCAAGGAACGCCTTCCCTGGCACCGTGTCGTCAATGCCAAAGGCCAGATCTCCATTCCCGACGAACATTCTCGTTTGATGCAAGAGACGGAGCTTATTAGCGAAGGTGTTGAATTTCAGATGGATGGGAGCATCAACCTCAGACTCTTCGGTCATGATCCCGGTCCTACCTTCCTCCTTGATCCATCGACCGATGAAAAATAA
- a CDS encoding DHA2 family efflux MFS transporter permease subunit has product MSTTAAAAPSSAMDNIKKGPIVAALLIGAFVAFLNQTLMNVALPKIMEDLGIGANKAQWLTTGYMLVNGVLIPVTAYLIAKFSTRQIFITAMTLFTLGTLVCGLSPTFGILMVGRVIQAAGAGILMPLMTVVFLTIFPIEKRGQAMGTMGIAMILAPAIGPTLSGYVVEHYSWRLLFYIILPFSVIATAIGIAFVKNVTRQSKPKLDYPGVILSTLGFGSLLYGFSDAGTDGWGSAIVIGCLIVGAISLILFVIRQMTTDHPLLEFRIFKYNMYTLTTIINMLVTMAMFAGMILLPIFLQNIRGFSPIESGLLMMPGAILMGIMSPITGRIFDKVGARWLSVAGLAITAITTWGLSRLSIDTTYGYMMFIYTARMFGMSMLMMPIQTAGLNQLPQRLNAHGTAMSNTLRTVAGAIGTAILVTIMSSKLKSHLADTLATGQIAADDKAAMMRATADATIYGVNYAFVVATAMTVVALLLAFFIRKTKPATEPVTTEQQKVNATA; this is encoded by the coding sequence ATGAGTACTACTGCAGCAGCAGCGCCATCATCAGCGATGGACAATATCAAGAAAGGCCCGATTGTGGCCGCACTGTTAATCGGTGCATTTGTTGCCTTCCTGAATCAAACATTGATGAACGTGGCTCTTCCTAAGATCATGGAAGACCTCGGCATCGGAGCGAACAAAGCCCAATGGCTGACTACCGGTTATATGCTCGTGAATGGTGTGTTGATTCCGGTTACGGCGTATTTGATCGCCAAATTCTCGACACGTCAAATTTTTATTACAGCGATGACCCTCTTTACATTAGGGACATTGGTCTGTGGACTTAGTCCGACCTTTGGTATCCTGATGGTAGGTCGTGTTATTCAAGCGGCAGGCGCAGGTATACTGATGCCTCTGATGACGGTTGTGTTCTTGACGATCTTCCCAATTGAGAAGCGTGGTCAGGCCATGGGTACGATGGGGATTGCGATGATTCTTGCTCCGGCCATTGGACCGACACTGTCAGGTTATGTGGTGGAGCATTATTCATGGAGACTGTTGTTCTATATCATTTTGCCATTCTCGGTTATTGCAACTGCAATTGGTATTGCATTTGTCAAAAATGTAACACGTCAATCCAAACCTAAACTGGACTATCCAGGGGTTATTCTTTCCACACTCGGTTTTGGTAGTTTGTTGTACGGCTTCAGTGATGCGGGGACAGATGGATGGGGAAGTGCTATTGTTATCGGATGTCTGATCGTCGGGGCCATATCCCTGATCCTGTTCGTTATTCGACAAATGACAACCGATCATCCGCTTTTGGAGTTCCGTATTTTCAAATACAACATGTACACATTAACAACAATTATTAATATGCTCGTTACGATGGCGATGTTTGCGGGTATGATTTTGCTTCCGATTTTCCTGCAAAATATTCGAGGGTTCTCACCGATTGAATCAGGTTTGCTGATGATGCCAGGTGCCATTCTGATGGGGATTATGTCTCCAATCACAGGTCGTATCTTTGACAAAGTTGGAGCACGCTGGTTGTCCGTTGCCGGTCTTGCGATTACAGCTATCACCACTTGGGGCCTTAGCCGACTCTCGATCGATACGACTTATGGTTACATGATGTTTATCTACACAGCTCGTATGTTCGGTATGTCGATGTTGATGATGCCGATTCAAACGGCGGGTCTGAATCAGCTGCCACAGCGCCTGAATGCGCATGGTACAGCGATGTCCAACACACTGCGTACAGTTGCGGGTGCGATTGGTACAGCGATTCTCGTTACAATTATGAGTAGTAAGCTAAAATCTCATTTGGCAGATACCTTGGCTACAGGCCAAATTGCTGCAGATGATAAGGCTGCAATGATGCGTGCTACCGCAGATGCAACCATCTACGGCGTAAACTATGCGTTTGTTGTAGCGACTGCGATGACTGTTGTTGCTTTGCTGCTGGCGTTCTTTATTCGTAAAACAAAACCGGCTACTGAACCTGTTACAACAGAGCAACAAAAAGTGAATGCAACAGCTTAA
- a CDS encoding MarR family winged helix-turn-helix transcriptional regulator, translated as MSDTYEVFYIINSFRQVNQMLFRAFWNENKEIELTSIQFMVLSILKERPSIGINEVAELCHMGSSSMSAVVERLVKGEYIVRTRSDSDRRSVKLQITDKGEQAQQETHHLWMERVSPILDIPKEDLEHLLRIHNQMIEKLEGREMNNQ; from the coding sequence ATGTCTGACACATACGAAGTATTTTACATTATCAATTCGTTTCGGCAGGTCAATCAAATGCTCTTCCGTGCATTCTGGAATGAAAACAAGGAAATTGAGCTCACTTCGATTCAATTTATGGTGTTATCCATTTTGAAGGAGCGCCCTTCGATCGGGATTAATGAAGTGGCTGAACTCTGTCATATGGGCAGCAGTTCCATGAGCGCTGTGGTGGAACGTTTGGTCAAAGGGGAGTACATAGTTCGTACGCGTTCCGACTCTGATCGCCGATCCGTAAAGCTACAGATTACGGACAAAGGGGAACAGGCTCAGCAGGAAACACACCACTTGTGGATGGAACGAGTTTCACCCATTCTGGATATCCCGAAGGAAGACCTTGAGCATCTGCTAAGAATTCATAATCAAATGATTGAAAAGTTAGAAGGAAGAGAGATGAACAACCAATGA
- a CDS encoding MarR family winged helix-turn-helix transcriptional regulator: protein MYNSDFAKCWSRLTKDYKLHMDHELAPSLTEAQLAVLEVLEDHEKMKPSDLIPFLATTPAAVTMLLDRMEKNGLIRRDRDDQDRRIVWVSLSDKGRMETERGITIRNEFMNSVLSNISMHNQQLLIYLLNKMTTPKTKEPALSTS from the coding sequence ATGTATAATTCCGATTTTGCCAAGTGCTGGTCGAGGCTGACCAAGGACTACAAGCTGCATATGGATCATGAGCTGGCCCCCTCGTTAACGGAGGCTCAGTTGGCTGTACTGGAGGTTCTTGAGGACCATGAGAAGATGAAACCATCCGACCTGATTCCTTTCTTGGCTACAACGCCCGCAGCAGTAACGATGCTGCTGGATCGCATGGAGAAAAATGGACTGATTCGCAGGGATCGGGATGATCAGGATCGGCGCATTGTATGGGTATCCCTGTCTGACAAGGGAAGAATGGAGACCGAACGGGGGATCACAATCCGGAATGAATTTATGAATTCCGTTCTCAGCAACATTTCGATGCATAACCAGCAGTTGCTGATCTATCTGCTGAACAAAATGACAACACCAAAAACAAAAGAGCCTGCCTTATCTACATCTTAA